Genomic DNA from Bombus affinis isolate iyBomAffi1 chromosome 8, iyBomAffi1.2, whole genome shotgun sequence:
TTTAAAGAGTTATTCATGATTACTATATGATATGATAGTAGTTTCATTTTTATCTAACTTTAATAAGGCTCTAAaagaatttcataaatattacgCATTTTTACCTCACTGTTACACTTTtgttatttatcgattattcaCAAATTTAACACACATTTTCAAGAAAAGCGATATAgtgagatgaaatatttatgtTAACCATTTTTATCGACCGCATTTCCGCTTCGCAAATGCACATCTGCATCAAACTATTACCACATTTTATGACAATTCGCTTATATAAGCTAACGTGTGTATTTATAAATCCTTatttaaatattgatttttatcgTTTGTACGTTATGAAAATTTACACCTAGATCAAACTCTGGTAACGGCTATCTAGAAATATATGACTGTATGCGAAATATTATTGCTGCTTGTGTTGAGTCCACTTTCATTGACAGATATTTGTTTTCGGcgatgataaaatttcaaaaattgtgAATAAACAAATTTTGTTGAACGAGAACGAGTTTTAATACAAAAAATCGGCGTCTCTGCGCCATATGCTTTTATGCGATAGtgttgaaataaatatttgaccGATACTTGTGTAATTCTAAAAGCCGTCATCATAAAAAAAGTGGTTAGAAACAGCAACCAACGATGAACAACGATCAAGCAAATGAACTGTCTGAAACAGTTGaggtataatattaaaataaataatagtttTCTATTTGTCTTGCGTTTAAATTATAATGCGATATTTATTACTTTAAATTATGTTCAAGTTTGTTCTAGAAAATTTAAATGTTACAATATTTTGAAGATAATGCTTGTTGTTAAAGCTAATGTATCAATAGTGTAATTTTACTGATTTTTACAATTATATCTATACACAATAACTAtcaaaaagtataaaataattttcgtttCAGTTATCTTCAAATGATAttgaaaaaatagaagaagcaaAATTAAGAGCAAAATTTCCAAATACTGGTCGCCCAATTAGTGGACATTCAGCATTTCTACAGAAGAGGCTAGCTAAaggggtatatatacatacatatatataaattaattatttaagcTTCTATGAGTTAATGGATAATTTTTTGATTAAAATGCTAAATAACTGTggtattataataaatacatcTATAATGCAAATTGACATAAAGAAAATTTTCTAAGTTATATGTAAAAAAAACTTTCAGCAAAAATATTTTGATTCTGGAGATTATCAAATGGCAAAACAAAAATATACAGCTAAGCCAAAGCCAGCTGGTGTTCTGCCAACAGGTGATGCTATACCTACACCTGAAACTGTACCACAACGAAAGACATCTATTATCCaacaaaaatttaatacaaCAAGTACATCATAAGTTTTTGTAATGTTTTAAAAGTATTGTAACTCCAGTGATATATAATGCGATTATACACAATCCAAATTTTAAATGTTCAGTATCTTTATGTTTTGTAGATGATATTATCTTAAAAGATTagttttcataatattttttgaATGCTTATTCATTATCAATACATTGCTTTTTAATACAATACATGTGTGCTATGAAAGCTTTTCTTAAAAGTTATATTTGAAGATATAGGGCacttaaaagaataaaaattgtaaCAATTTGTAACAATGTATCATGTGTcaaatattataattctgtTTTTTCATGTACTAAAGGTGTTAATACTTAGCAATTTTTATGTTGTTTGTAAGTTGATTTTGAAGGCTAAAATAATTCTCATTGTATCTTCTGATTCAAATACATAAATGTAGAGTTTCAAAATTTGTTATTAAAATAAGCGATGAAACTAATCCAAAATATGAGATTGATGATAAAAGATGATATTGTAAATGTAATCACTTGTATATGCAATAGAGTTTCAGAATGAAACATTATACAAACCTGCATTTCCAAAGTTGCTGTGATGTGCTTAATAGACTATATTCTTATAAGATGTCAAGTTATGATAAGAATCTGTATGTAGCATAAAAGAAACTTAAATATAATAGTTGTTTTGGTTATTGTAAACTACATTAGTAATATATTGTAATTTAAACTTTCTAATATTTATTTAGTTACCTATCCATTATTTTGGTaaaaaaaatgatttaaatAATAGGTTTTTATACATTGActaacattaattatttttcacaTTTATGTCAAAGCATATagaaatccaaataattttattttgttgtataaataataaaatatatatttagtaatacatttttctatatttaaaactaattaatatagtaaaatttttaaaaagtgCACTTATAtaagataattttattattgcaTCATCAGTTAATTATAGCTTTTAGGtatatattaagaaatatttttatgatacaTATATTAATAAGCACATTGGaaaaaatttgtattctttttattcattaatgtttcagctaaatataataaattgaaCAAAAGTATCAATTATGTAATTTTAAAAACCTTTTAATACATACATAATGccaaataaaatttatgttttttttatatctttatattttatatatatagatatttaaTGTAACAGTATTAAACTTATTTTAGATATATTCAATACCCACATACCATTATACTCATATGTATTTAAAGATATGAATATAATTTGatctaaaaattattgtttACAGTAATGTGAAATAGGcacttattttatttttagtcaCTTTTATCTATCCATTTTTTAATGGAATATCAAAGAACAATTAGAGTAAATTTTATTGTCACAAAAACAAATATATCGATAAGCAATAATTTAGttttaataaattacaaaatgttttatatcaaAAGCTTTCtgtcaaaatgttttatataaaagtttatcttaattatactataatatatatatactgaaTATTTCTAAATACATGCATCTTATATTCAAATTTCAAAAAAATAATTTGTGTCTACTTTCTTTATAGTTGTTATAAGAGAATAAGTATCTTATGGAAgttctaaaattaaattttgtttaaaatatttagtaATTAAGATTAATTCAAGTAACATGTAAATTAGTAATGAgaatattacattaaaattttctaaattgtgtaattttataattaatttaaatattaaagcaCTTTATGTAGGCATATTTTTAACTTCTGTAacttctgtatttattttagaaatgtTTTTTCGTTTCTCCTTCTCTTAAGTGATAAATGGGACCTTTTTAAATGTTTACTTATACATATCTTCTatcaaattttcatattttttataaacaaCATTTCTTTTAAGTTTAAGTGTTGGTCCCAATTCTCCAGTGGCAAGTGAGAAATCCTTTggtaaaatttggaatttctGTACTTTTTGTGCATTACTTATAGATTTCGTATTGGCTCTTTTAATTGCTTTATCAATTTCTTCATATACCTAAGAAAATGTAAAGTTTATAGATAATgttcaataaatatcaaaatttattcACAATTTACTAAAG
This window encodes:
- the LOC126919144 gene encoding alpha-endosulfine, which produces MNNDQANELSETVELSSNDIEKIEEAKLRAKFPNTGRPISGHSAFLQKRLAKGQKYFDSGDYQMAKQKYTAKPKPAGVLPTGDAIPTPETVPQRKTSIIQQKFNTTSTS